From Cucumis melo cultivar AY chromosome 1, USDA_Cmelo_AY_1.0, whole genome shotgun sequence, a single genomic window includes:
- the LOC103500790 gene encoding uncharacterized protein LOC103500790 — protein MAKPNVCCSIELEPKTLNQGQLHQAREVAADVVQKLEPSEASLVLIDMVERLKPMKYMFERGGVGGGESESESESLGEFEEERKRCQCSYVSTDQSPNKVLQLLKEPLSAPF, from the exons ATGGCTAAGCCTAATGTTTGTTGCTCCATTGAATTGGAGCCCAAAACCTTGAACCAAGGCCAACTCCACCAGGCTAGG GAAGTGGCTGCTGATGTTGTTCAGAAACTGGAACCCAGTGAAGCTTCTCTTGTATTGATTGAT ATGGTAGAAAGGTTGAAACCGATGAAGTATATGTTTGAAAGAGGAGGAGTAGGAGGAGGAGAATCTGAATCAGAATCAGAATCATTGGGAGAAtttgaggaagaaagaaaaagatgtcAGTGCTCTTACGTTTCTACTGATCAATCCCCAAATAAAGTACTGCAGTTGCTCAAGGAACCTCTTTCAGCTCCATTTTGA
- the LOC103500791 gene encoding nuclear pore complex protein NUP35, which produces MNTTVHRTPNSGSRSLFYQDLASPVTTRKGKFSTPGQAAAVSALWRENFGNSDLPPPPVFTLEDRSVSDFSPESGIPDYPVSPETKSDPRTPIRRHDFSSPTKNKSNASTSYTPINGQPSRQGSAGFSWWSTSKGGGSEREDKGKSSPVEGVIQPGALITLPTPREVARPEVERNCLPLAKLNEEEWVTVYGFSPADTNLVLREFEKCGEILKHLPGPRDANWMHILYQNRSDAQKALNKNGIQINGVLIVGVKPVDPMHRQALDEKLNNPGFMVIPPVSSRTSELLATRGPMLPYSLQNGNTSARHSGGAIASPSKSLVSKVMDLMFGV; this is translated from the exons ATGAATACCACTGTGCATAGAACTCCCAACTCCGGGAGCCGTTCATTGTTCTACCAAGATTTAGCATCTCCTGTTACGACACggaaaggaaaattttcaactCCAGGCCAGGCAGCTGCTGTTTCTGCTTTATGGCGGGAGAATTTTGGAAACTCAGATCTTCCTCCTCCTCCGGTTTTCACTTTGGAAGACCGCTCGGTTTCAGATTTTTCTCCCGAATCTGGGATTCCTGATTATCCTGTTTCCCCAGAAACTAAATCAGACCCCAGGACCCCTATCCGAAGGCATGACTTCTCTTCGCCGACGAAAAACAAGTCAAATGCCAGCACTTCTTATACACCAATCAATGGACAACCAAGCCGGCAGGGATCGGCTGGCTTTAGTTGGTGGTCAACATCGAAAGGTGGTGGGAGCGAGCGAGAAGATAAGGGAAAAAGTTCACCAGTCGAAGGTGTGATTCAACCTGGTGCATTAATCACACTTCCAACCCCGAGGGAAGTTGCCAGACCGGAGGTGGAAAGAAATTGCTTGCCTTTAGCAAAACTGAATGAGGAGGAATGGGTTACTGTCTATGG ATTTTCCCCTGCTGATACAAATCTAGTTTTGAGGGAGTTTGAGAAATGCGGTGAGATCTTGAAACACCTTCCTGGTCCAAGAGATGCTAATTGGATGCACATTCTTTATCAG AACCGATCTGATGCCCAGAAGGCTCTCAATAAAAATGGTATTCAAATTAATGGGGTGCTAATTGTTGGTGTGAAACCAGTGGACCCAATGCATCGGCAGGCACTagatgaaaaattaaacaatccGGGATTCATGGTTATCCCACCGGtatcttctcgaacctcagaactcCTTGCAACGAGAGGACCCATGCTTCCCTACAGTCTTCAAAATGGTAACACTAGTGCACGGCACTCAGGAGGTGCCATCGCTTCACCATCAAAATCATTAGTATCTAAGGTGATGGATTTGATGTTTGGAGTCTAA